A stretch of the Panicum virgatum strain AP13 chromosome 9N, P.virgatum_v5, whole genome shotgun sequence genome encodes the following:
- the LOC120692689 gene encoding dof zinc finger protein DOF2.4-like, translated as MVFSSVPVYLDPPNWNQHQQQQQQAHHGQLPSGGGGGGVEGHAHHHQQHHQLPPVPPSGALMAPRPDMATIVAAASGGGGGGAGGGGPTGGSSVRPGSMTERARLAKIPQPEPGLKCPRCESTNTKFCYFNNYSLSQPRHFCKTCRRYWTRGGALRNVPVGGGCRRNKRTKSSKSNSSSAASASSTGGTSSSTSSTNTGGSSAAAAAAAIMPPPQGQLPFLASLHHPLGGDHYSTGASRLGFPGLSSLDPVDYQLGATAGPGTAIGGLEQWRLPQIQQFPFLSRPDAVPPPMSGIYPFDVEGHGDAAGFAGQMLGGSKVPGSAGPITQLASVKMEDNPPSTAMTSSPREFLGLPGNLQFWDGGNGASGNNGGTANAGGGGGGGAAAPGSSWVDLSAFNNSPSSGNIL; from the exons ATGGTCTTTTCTTCGGTTCCTGTCTATcttgatccacccaattggaaccagcaccagcagcag caacagcaagcccaCCATGGCCAGCTTccaagtggcggcggcggcggcggcgtcgaggggcATGCTCATCATCACCAGCAACACCATCAGCTGCCGCCTGTGCCACCTTCAGGAGCTCTCATGGCTCCTCGCCCTGACATGGCGACGATTGTGGCCGCtgcgagtggcggcggcggcggtggcgcgggcggtGGTGGCCCGACTGGCGGTTCCTCGGTGCGCCCGGGCTCCATGACGGAGCGGGCCAGGCTCGCCAAGATCCCGCAGCCGGAGCCAGGGCTCAAGTGCCCGCGCTGCGAGTCCACCAACACCAAGTTCTGCTACTTCAACAACTACTCGCTCTCGCAGCCGCGCCACTTCTGCAAGACGTGCCGCCGGTACtggacgcgcggcggcgcgctccggaacgtccccgtcggcggcggctgccgccgCAACAAGCGCACCAAGTCATCCAAGTCCAACTCGTCATCGGCCGCCTCTGCTTCCTCCACGGGCGGGACGTCGTCGTCGACCTCCTCCACTAACACTGgtggcagcagcgccgccgcggccgcggccgccatcaTGCCGCCTCCTCAAGGGCAGCTGCCTTTCCTGGCCTCGTTGCACCACCCTCTCGGCGGAGATCACTACAGCACCGGTGCATCAAGGTTAGGGTTCCCCGGGCTGAGCTCACTGGATCCCGTGGACTACCAGctcggcgccaccgccggccccgGCACTGCCATCGGCGGGCTGGAGCAGTGGCGCCTGCCGCAGATACAGCAGTTCCCCTTCCTAAGCCGCCCCGACGCCGTGCCACCGCCAATGTCCGGCATTTACCCGTTCGACGTTGAGGGCCACGGGGACGCTGCCGGGTTCGCCGGACAGATGCTGGGCGGCTCCAAGGTTCCCGGCTCAGCGGGGCCGATCACGCAGCTGGCGTCAGTGAAGATGGAGGACAACCCACCGTCCACTGCGATGACAAGCTCGCCGAGGGAGTTCCTTGGCCTCCCTGGGAACCTCCAATTCTGGGATGGCGGCAACGGTGCAAGTGGCAACAATGGAGGCACTGCCAAcgccggtggtggaggcggcggtggcgctgccgCTCCGGGCAGCAGCTGGGTGGACCTGTCAGCATTCAACAACTCGCCGTCGTCGGGGAACATACTGTGA